Proteins encoded within one genomic window of Babesia bigemina genome assembly Bbig001, chromosome : IV:
- a CDS encoding cAMP-dependent protein kinase, putative has protein sequence MICTTTDTPPEDVRSPWAACETLNRSAMAPRLNLPEKLDLSCFEIGPTVGTGSYASVCVVSLKSASEPQRPTFALKVLHKTKVISERQVLHLRNEKKILSTITHPFIVRYLGSFQDEVNVYMLLEYVCGGELFSYIYKYGALGHTVARFYTAQAVLAIDFLHSKGIVYRDLKPENMLLDRFGHIRLVDFGFAKEVKNKTYTVCGTHDYLAPEIFLRCGHGVEADWWSLGILVYELLTGAPPFHASDPVSTYDLALENRILFPLSVRNEVKDFVRKLLVVSPRKRLGASGSAAIYSHRFFHGIDWMKMLSKQVKPPIVPRLSGGTDTANYMKYSDDWRSYNVRITPAEQAEHFSDF, from the coding sequence ATGATATGCACCACTACAGATACACCCCCTGAGGACGTTCGTAGTCCGTGGGCGGCATGCGAGACTCTGAATAGGTCTGCGATGGCTCCAAGGCTCAACCTCCCGGAGAAGCTCGACCTGAGTTGCTTCGAGATTGGCCCAACAGTGGGCACTGGATCGTATGCATCAGTATGCGTTGTCAGCCTGAAAAGTGCTTCCGAGCCCCAAAGACCGACCTTTGCGCTGAAAGTGCTGCACAAGACGAAGGTTATTTCGGAACGTCAAGTGTTGCATCTGCGTAACGAGAAAAAGATTCTGTCGACGATCACTCACCCCTTCATTGTGCGCTATCTTGGCAGTTTTCAGGACGAAGTGAACGTTTACATGCTGCTTGAATACGTATGCGGCGGGGAACTGTTCAGTTACATCTACAAGTATGGCGCCTTGGGCCACACCGTGGCTCGCTTTTACACCGCCCAGGCGGTGCTTGCCATCGACTTTCTGCACTCGAAGGGTATCGTATACCGTGATTTGAAGCCTGAGAACATGCTGTTGGACCGTTTTGGCCATATCCGCCTTGTGGACTTCGGTTTCGCCAAAGAGGTGAAGAACAAGACTTACACGGTATGTGGAACTCACGACTATCTTGCCCCTGAGATATTTCTGCGCTGTGGACATGGTGTGGAGGCTGATTGGTGGTCGCTGGGTATTTTGGTTTACGAGCTGCTGACCGGTGCTCCGCCGTTTCACGCCTCTGACCCCGTGTCCACGTACGACCTAGCTCTGGAGAACCGCATCCTGTTCCCGCTTTCGGTAAGGAACGAGGTGAAGGACTTCGTCCGGAAACTTCTTGTGGTGAGTCCTCGTAAACGCCTTGGCGCAAGCGGGAGTGCCGCTATCTACTCCCATCGTTTCTTCCACGGCATCGACTGGATGAAGATGCTGTCCAAACAGGTGAAGCCCCCCATTGTGCCCCGTCTTAGTGGAGGTACTGACACGGCCAATTATATGAAGTACAGCGACGACTGGAGGTCTTACAACGTGAGAATCACACCAGCAGAGCAGGCCGAACATTTTAGCGATTTTTAG
- a CDS encoding -Putative ATP-dependent RNA helicase T26G10.1 — protein MQEPGSDSDGSEGIDVLDEFKARLQAPLEREKSSTDVPEQKESSDQSFESLGVCPEICKACQSVGWKVPTPIQVAAIPHALTGRDIIGLAVTGSGKTGAFTIPVLHHLLNDVQRLYCVVLAPSRELCEQIAEQFRALGAAIALEVCVIIGGMDMVPQAIALAKKPHVIVASPGRLADHVENTKGFSLATVKKLIIDEADRLLSQDFDNELDKIIHAMPNDRQTYLFSATMTKKLSKLQKMALKDPVSGRHKSLKTSQLLKTNKNAHQVQVDDKYTTSQQLDQRFLLVAQKHKWTYLAALLWHYSNRTVMVFCKTCDGAQRCAAYLKALKFSSVCLHGKLSQAERSKALNIFKTGGDLSMAQYHLTSGSATVLVATEVGGRGLDLPMVQLVLNFDIPESSKDYIHRVGRTARAGRSGLALTFVTQYDVELFQRIELALNKKLEEFTELSEHDALAKHSLCAEALRKVVSEKLKYKGQRQGGKRPDKFQNKYEAAKRKRL, from the exons ATGCAGGAACCAGGCTCTGACTCCGATGGTTCGGAGGGAATCGATGTGCTGGATGAGTTCAAGGCGCGTCTGCAGGCCCCGTTGGAACGCGAAAAGAGTTCTACGGATGTGCCGGAGCAGAAGGAGAGCAGTGACCAATCATTCGAGTCGCTTGGCGTCTGCCCCGAGATATGCAAGGCCTGCCAATCTGTCGGATGGAAGGTGCCAACGCCCATACAGGTTGCAGCTATTCCTCATGCGCTTACGGGGCGTGACATTATCGGCCTCGCGGTCACGGGCTCGGGTAAAACCGGCGCCTTCACAATACCTGTCCTTCACCATCTGCTCAACGATGTACAAAGGCTCTACTGTGTTGTACTCGCGCCTAGCAGGGAGCTTTGCGAGCAAATAGCGGAGCAGTTTCGTGCACTGGGCGCGGCCATCGCGCTGGAGGTCTGCGTAATAATCGGAGGAATGGACATGGTGCCACAAGCAATCGCGCTCGCAAAAAAGCCACACGTCATTGTCGCATCGCCAGGGAGACTCGCTGATCATGTTGAAAACACCAAAGGATTCTCACTCGCCACCGTCAAGAAACTTATAATAGACGAAGCTGACAGGCTATTATCGCAGGACTTTGACAACGAACTCGACAAAATCATACAC GCCATGCCGAATGATAGGCAAACGTATCTCTTTtcggcgacgatgacaaAGAAGCTGAGCAAGCTACAGAAGATGGCGCTGAAGGACCCCGTATCG GGGAGGCACAAGTCGCTGAAAACCTCGCAACTTTTGAAGACGAATAAAAATGCTCATCAGGTACAAGTGGACGATAAATACACCACATCTCAACAACTGGATCAGCGATTCCTGCTGGTGGCGCAGAAGCACAAGTGGACATACCTGGCGGCTCTCCTCTGGCATTACTCCAATCGTACCGTGATGGTATTCTGCAAGACCTGCGACGGTGCGCAGCGCTGTGCCGCGTACCTGAAGGCCCTCAAGTTTAGCAGC GTCTGCCTGCATGGAAAGTTGTCACAGGCGGAGCGTTCAAAGGCGCTAAATATCTTCAAAACAGGTGGGGATCTCAGCATGGCGCAATACCATCTCACGTCAGGGTCTGCCACAGTGCTTGTGGCAACTGAGGTCGGGGGGCGCGGTTTGGACCTTCCCATGGTGCAACTGGTTCTCAATTTCGACATACCCGAGAGCTCTAAGGACTATATACACAGAGTAGGGCGTACTGCAAGGGCAGGGAGGTCGGGACTGGCGCTCACTTTTGTCACACA GTACGACGTCGAACTTTTCCAACGTATCGAACTAGCGCTCAACAAAAAACTGGAGGAATTCACa GAACTCAGCGAACACGACGCACTCGCGAAGCACAGCCTCTGCGCAGAGGCGCTACGCAAGGTCGTCTCGGAAAAACTCAAGTACAAGGGACAACGGCAAGGCGGCAAAAGGCCGGACAAATTCCAAAACAAATACGAAGCGGCAAAACGCAAGAGGTTGTGA